In Dermacentor albipictus isolate Rhodes 1998 colony chromosome 6, USDA_Dalb.pri_finalv2, whole genome shotgun sequence, the following proteins share a genomic window:
- the Atac1 gene encoding ZZ-type zinc finger-containing protein 3, which produces MEAGSEKQPLPSTSTANLGCSQAHDPNYDDSSSQTASETMEWFSTADGGSQEQDSEDPDDIGEFFFESDHLALRGNSDYRNMLKTLAVLEAQRVQVIQDIEKLIEVREDALADPVRFVERLQKKEDLGIPLPQLVAPLPDIDWSQYSLMGIQQGIEGKRQLTRHAAKVEPRQAATSRAQSNGSGSSNVLIRGRVFNENKPATFNQLWTAEEQKQLEDLLIKYPPEEVESRRWQKIANALGNRTPTQVASRVQKYFIKLAKAGLPVPGRIPNVAAPRRLGSGHSRRSYHHHGPARSSYMYSHSTFFASHRPPVFMSEADDDSGSSSWGYLEMQNGSQDKPEAARAEEDDDVQVDAAVKESPEYQELMALRKVRKERMKQAGLAQHVGFRCDRCECDPIVGTRWHCTDCPADASTDFCSDCVDCMHETATHKEDHHLEAVHVAQDSSTFHDRDYMSFTGADYNYLDPNYFPGSS; this is translated from the exons ATGGAAGCCGGCTCTGAAAAGCAGCCGCTGCCGTCGACTTCCACTGCCAACCTGGGGTGCAGCCAGGCACACGACCCCAACTACGATGATTCTTCGTCGCAAACAGCTTCGGAAACGATGGAATGGTTTTCTACCGCGGACGGCGGAAGCCAAGAGCAAGACAGCGAGGACCCCGACGACATCGGAGAGTTCTTTTTTGAATCGGACCACCTGGCGCTGCGCGGCAATTCAGACTACCGCAACATGCTGAAGACGCTCGCAGTGCTCGAAGCGCAGCGTGTGCAG GTCATACAAGACATTGAAAAGCTCATTGAAGTCCGTGAAGATGCTCTGGCGGACCCAGTCAGATTCGTCGAGAGGCTCCAGAAGAAGGAAGACCTTGGCATTCCACTTCCGCAACTGGTTGCCCCGCTGCCAGACATAGACTGGAGCCAGTACAGCCTCATGGGCATTCAGCAAGGAATAGAGGGAAAGCGTCAGCTGACGAGGCATGCAGCCAAGGTTGAGCCCAGACAGGCGGCCACATCTCGGGCTCAAAGCAACGGGTCAGGCAGCAGCAATGTTCTGATCAGAGGACGTGTCTTTAATGAGAACAAGCCTGCGACGTTCAACCAGCTGTGGACGGCAGAGGAGCAGAAGCAGCTTGAAGATCTGCTCATCAAGTATCCACCGGAGGAAGTGGAAAGCAGGCGGTGGCAAAAGATTGCAAACGCTCTGGGAAATCGGACTCCGACCCAGGTTGCCAGCCGCGTCCAGAAGTATTTTATCAAGCTGGCCAAGGCTGGCCTGCCTGTTCCCGGCAGGATACCCAATGTCGCAGCACCACGCAGGTTAGGTTCCGGGCACTCCCGGAGGAGCTACCACCATCACGGTCCTGCAAGGTCAAGCTACATGTACTCCCACTCGACATTCTTTGCCTCTCACAGACCGCCTGTCTTCATGTCAGAAGCAGACGACGACTCTGGCTCTTCATCCTGGGGCTACCTGGAGATGCAAAACGGAAGCCAAGATAAGCCTGAAGCGGCACGTGCAGAGGAGGACGACGACGTGCAGGTTGATGCCGCTGTAAAGGAGTCCCCCGAGTACCAGGAACTCATGGCTCTCAGGAAGGTCCGCAAGGAACGAATGAAACAGGCTGGACTCGCGCAGCATGTGGGGTTCCGCTGCGACCGGTGTGAGTGCGATCCTATTGTGGGCACCAGGTGGCACTGCACCGACTGCCCTGCGGACGCCTCCACCGATTTTTGCAGCGACTGTGTCGACTGCATGCACGAGACGGCGACTCACAAGGAGGACCACCACTTGGAGGCCGTTCACGTGGCGCAAGACAGCTCGACGTTCCACGACAGGGACTACATGAGCTTCACGGGTGCCGATTACAACTACCTCGACCCCAACTACTTCCCTGGCTCCAGCTGA